The following are encoded in a window of Dysidea avara chromosome 4, odDysAvar1.4, whole genome shotgun sequence genomic DNA:
- the LOC136254420 gene encoding chondroitin sulfate N-acetylgalactosaminyltransferase 1-like isoform X3: MQNKLLFALLSILAGSLALLYIFMYTFACRYSNSLICTPFLVHIEFNRYDQYVLQQQEPRLKEINLNSEDTQLFPGDKCSSQVKKLEELRNVSKIKHARDQAFRTENLQLITMLENEIRRVKELKIQNEKLLEQLTKLTETNGNKHIISNFDVHLSQSQFEKAAKEVEKLSVYKYRDPEWVVVPWTVFSSPTFPVYQLEKGISGPPAVHGEPDGRDEIAEVIDAAVNSSIIPSSFVANPQEDNIYARTRSVSYAGTIYDVYYQHKKDDPVFSHARLIKPLGQLRYTKIEVMDKRHVLVNIVLPIKFDPTELVSFVSNFTLMTVPRIHRWQLTVAYYGIPNGAEEMKNVLQRLASEQKYKDYHFLQLPSNYSRVQAIVAGVKSWKRSDILTVVTESHAVFDHQFLLRCVKFAVRGSQVYFPYSFGLYNPNVVYKRKYNFVPSFQKQMVLNVHKGFWLDQDYSTWAAYKSDILSLPGLSELLTNGWYNDVVILRLMAKAGYTIIRAPDRSLFMAWYQRNCNVDQEPEGYYAVCMETNARLMGPPHTLGMILFGIKTKVF, encoded by the coding sequence ATGCAGAATAAACTCCTCTTCGCACTGCTATCAATCCTCGCTGGAAGCCTAGCCTTGCTGTACATTTTCATGTACACATTTGCCTGCCGCTACTCCAATTCATTGATATGTACGCCATTTCTGGTTCACATTGAGTTCAATAGGTACGACCAGTACGTACTGCAACAGCAGGAGCCAAGATTAAAAGAGATAAACTTGAACTCTGAAGATACCCAGTTATTTCCTGGTGACAAGTGCAGTTCACAAGTGAAGAAGCTTGAAGAACTCAGAAATGTTTCAAAGATTAAGCATGCAAGGGACCAAGCTTTCCGAACAGAGAACCTTCAATTAATCACAATGTTGGAAAATGAAATACGAAGAGTTAAGgagttgaaaattcaaaatgAAAAGTTGCTAGAACAGCTGACAAAACTAACAGAGACAAATGGCAACAAGCACATCATTAGTAACTTTGATGTACATCTTAGTCAATCACAGTTTGAGAAAGCTGCTAAGGAAGTTGAGAAACTCTCAGTCTACAAATACAGAGATCCTGAATGGGTCGTAGTTCCATGGACGGTATTTTCCAGTCCAACTTTTCCAGTGTATCAACTTGAAAAGGGAATTTCAGGACCTCCGGCCGTACATGGTGAACCAGACGGGAGAGACGAGATAGCAGAAGTAATTGATGCTGCAGTTAATTCAAGCATTATACCATCCAGCTTTGTGGCTAACCCTCAAGAAGATAACATCTATGCTAGAACTAGATCTGTGTCTTATGCTGGTACCATTTATGATGTTTACTATCAACATAAAAAGGATGACCCAGTCTTCTCACATGCAAGGCTCATTAAGCCTCTTGGACAGTTGAGGTATACTAAAATTGAGGTTATGGATAAAAGACATGTTTTAGTCAACATAGTACTGCCGATTAAATTTGATCCAACTGAATTGGTCAGTTTTGTGTCAAACTTTACTTTGATGACTGTGCCACGGATTCATCGCTGGCAGTTGACTGTGGCATATTACGGTATCCCCAATGGTGCTGAAGAAATGAAAAATGTTTTACAACGACTAGCTTCTGAACAGAAATACAAGGACTATCACTTTTTACAACTACCATCTAACTATTCTCGGGTACAGGCAATTGTTGCTGGTGTTAAATCATGGAAGCGAAGTGACATTTTAACAGTTGTCACAGAATCACACGCTGTTTTTGATCACCAGTTTTTACTGAGATGTGTCAAATTTGCTGTGAGAGGTTCACAAGTCTACTTCCCATACAGTTTCGGTTTATACAATCCGAACGTAGTCTACAAAAGGAAGTACAACTTTGTACCATCATTTCAGAAACAAATGGTTTTGAACGTACACAAGGGGTTTTGGTTAGACCAAGATTACAGCACATGGGCTGCATATAAATCAGACATTTTGTCACTTCCTGGACTAAGTGAGCTATTGACTAATGGCTGGTACAATGATGTTGTAATCTTGAGACTAATGGCTAAAGCAGGATACACTATCATTCGAGCTCCAGATCGGAGTTTATTTATGGCATGGTATCAACGGAATTGTAATGTAGACCAAGAGCCTGAAGGCTATTATGCTGTTTGTATGGAGACTAATGCCAGACTAATGGGACCTCCTCATACGTTAGGTATGATATTATTTGGAATTAAAACAAAGGTATTTTAA
- the LOC136254420 gene encoding chondroitin sulfate N-acetylgalactosaminyltransferase 1-like isoform X2 yields MLLFLPIFVMQNKLLFALLSILAGSLALLYIFMYTFACRYSNSLICTPFLVHIEFNRYDQYVLQQQEPRLKEINLNSEDTQLFPGDKCSSQVKKLEELRNVSKIKHARDQAFRTENLQLITMLENEIRRVKELKIQNEKLLEQLTKLTETNGNKHIISNFDVHLSQSQFEKAAKEVEKLSVYKYRDPEWVVVPWTVFSSPTFPVYQLEKGISGPPAVHGEPDGRDEIAEVIDAAVNSSIIPSSFVANPQEDNIYARTRSVSYAGTIYDVYYQHKKDDPVFSHARLIKPLGQLRYTKIEVMDKRHVLVNIVLPIKFDPTELVSFVSNFTLMTVPRIHRWQLTVAYYGIPNGAEEMKNVLQRLASEQKYKDYHFLQLPSNYSRVQAIVAGVKSWKRSDILTVVTESHAVFDHQFLLRCVKFAVRGSQVYFPYSFGLYNPNVVYKRKYNFVPSFQKQMVLNVHKGFWLDQDYSTWAAYKSDILSLPGLSELLTNGWYNDVVILRLMAKAGYTIIRAPDRSLFMAWYQRNCNVDQEPEGYYAVCMETNARLMGPPHTLGMILFGIKTKVF; encoded by the exons ATGCTGTTAT TTCTGCCGATTTTTGTGATGCAGAATAAACTCCTCTTCGCACTGCTATCAATCCTCGCTGGAAGCCTAGCCTTGCTGTACATTTTCATGTACACATTTGCCTGCCGCTACTCCAATTCATTGATATGTACGCCATTTCTGGTTCACATTGAGTTCAATAGGTACGACCAGTACGTACTGCAACAGCAGGAGCCAAGATTAAAAGAGATAAACTTGAACTCTGAAGATACCCAGTTATTTCCTGGTGACAAGTGCAGTTCACAAGTGAAGAAGCTTGAAGAACTCAGAAATGTTTCAAAGATTAAGCATGCAAGGGACCAAGCTTTCCGAACAGAGAACCTTCAATTAATCACAATGTTGGAAAATGAAATACGAAGAGTTAAGgagttgaaaattcaaaatgAAAAGTTGCTAGAACAGCTGACAAAACTAACAGAGACAAATGGCAACAAGCACATCATTAGTAACTTTGATGTACATCTTAGTCAATCACAGTTTGAGAAAGCTGCTAAGGAAGTTGAGAAACTCTCAGTCTACAAATACAGAGATCCTGAATGGGTCGTAGTTCCATGGACGGTATTTTCCAGTCCAACTTTTCCAGTGTATCAACTTGAAAAGGGAATTTCAGGACCTCCGGCCGTACATGGTGAACCAGACGGGAGAGACGAGATAGCAGAAGTAATTGATGCTGCAGTTAATTCAAGCATTATACCATCCAGCTTTGTGGCTAACCCTCAAGAAGATAACATCTATGCTAGAACTAGATCTGTGTCTTATGCTGGTACCATTTATGATGTTTACTATCAACATAAAAAGGATGACCCAGTCTTCTCACATGCAAGGCTCATTAAGCCTCTTGGACAGTTGAGGTATACTAAAATTGAGGTTATGGATAAAAGACATGTTTTAGTCAACATAGTACTGCCGATTAAATTTGATCCAACTGAATTGGTCAGTTTTGTGTCAAACTTTACTTTGATGACTGTGCCACGGATTCATCGCTGGCAGTTGACTGTGGCATATTACGGTATCCCCAATGGTGCTGAAGAAATGAAAAATGTTTTACAACGACTAGCTTCTGAACAGAAATACAAGGACTATCACTTTTTACAACTACCATCTAACTATTCTCGGGTACAGGCAATTGTTGCTGGTGTTAAATCATGGAAGCGAAGTGACATTTTAACAGTTGTCACAGAATCACACGCTGTTTTTGATCACCAGTTTTTACTGAGATGTGTCAAATTTGCTGTGAGAGGTTCACAAGTCTACTTCCCATACAGTTTCGGTTTATACAATCCGAACGTAGTCTACAAAAGGAAGTACAACTTTGTACCATCATTTCAGAAACAAATGGTTTTGAACGTACACAAGGGGTTTTGGTTAGACCAAGATTACAGCACATGGGCTGCATATAAATCAGACATTTTGTCACTTCCTGGACTAAGTGAGCTATTGACTAATGGCTGGTACAATGATGTTGTAATCTTGAGACTAATGGCTAAAGCAGGATACACTATCATTCGAGCTCCAGATCGGAGTTTATTTATGGCATGGTATCAACGGAATTGTAATGTAGACCAAGAGCCTGAAGGCTATTATGCTGTTTGTATGGAGACTAATGCCAGACTAATGGGACCTCCTCATACGTTAGGTATGATATTATTTGGAATTAAAACAAAGGTATTTTAA
- the LOC136254420 gene encoding chondroitin sulfate N-acetylgalactosaminyltransferase 1-like isoform X1, with protein sequence MFNNCYKPSPSVCCYVSVLPIFVMQNKLLFALLSILAGSLALLYIFMYTFACRYSNSLICTPFLVHIEFNRYDQYVLQQQEPRLKEINLNSEDTQLFPGDKCSSQVKKLEELRNVSKIKHARDQAFRTENLQLITMLENEIRRVKELKIQNEKLLEQLTKLTETNGNKHIISNFDVHLSQSQFEKAAKEVEKLSVYKYRDPEWVVVPWTVFSSPTFPVYQLEKGISGPPAVHGEPDGRDEIAEVIDAAVNSSIIPSSFVANPQEDNIYARTRSVSYAGTIYDVYYQHKKDDPVFSHARLIKPLGQLRYTKIEVMDKRHVLVNIVLPIKFDPTELVSFVSNFTLMTVPRIHRWQLTVAYYGIPNGAEEMKNVLQRLASEQKYKDYHFLQLPSNYSRVQAIVAGVKSWKRSDILTVVTESHAVFDHQFLLRCVKFAVRGSQVYFPYSFGLYNPNVVYKRKYNFVPSFQKQMVLNVHKGFWLDQDYSTWAAYKSDILSLPGLSELLTNGWYNDVVILRLMAKAGYTIIRAPDRSLFMAWYQRNCNVDQEPEGYYAVCMETNARLMGPPHTLGMILFGIKTKVF encoded by the exons ATGTTTAATAATTGCTATAAGCCTAGTCCCTCTGTATGCTGTTATGTGAGTG TTCTGCCGATTTTTGTGATGCAGAATAAACTCCTCTTCGCACTGCTATCAATCCTCGCTGGAAGCCTAGCCTTGCTGTACATTTTCATGTACACATTTGCCTGCCGCTACTCCAATTCATTGATATGTACGCCATTTCTGGTTCACATTGAGTTCAATAGGTACGACCAGTACGTACTGCAACAGCAGGAGCCAAGATTAAAAGAGATAAACTTGAACTCTGAAGATACCCAGTTATTTCCTGGTGACAAGTGCAGTTCACAAGTGAAGAAGCTTGAAGAACTCAGAAATGTTTCAAAGATTAAGCATGCAAGGGACCAAGCTTTCCGAACAGAGAACCTTCAATTAATCACAATGTTGGAAAATGAAATACGAAGAGTTAAGgagttgaaaattcaaaatgAAAAGTTGCTAGAACAGCTGACAAAACTAACAGAGACAAATGGCAACAAGCACATCATTAGTAACTTTGATGTACATCTTAGTCAATCACAGTTTGAGAAAGCTGCTAAGGAAGTTGAGAAACTCTCAGTCTACAAATACAGAGATCCTGAATGGGTCGTAGTTCCATGGACGGTATTTTCCAGTCCAACTTTTCCAGTGTATCAACTTGAAAAGGGAATTTCAGGACCTCCGGCCGTACATGGTGAACCAGACGGGAGAGACGAGATAGCAGAAGTAATTGATGCTGCAGTTAATTCAAGCATTATACCATCCAGCTTTGTGGCTAACCCTCAAGAAGATAACATCTATGCTAGAACTAGATCTGTGTCTTATGCTGGTACCATTTATGATGTTTACTATCAACATAAAAAGGATGACCCAGTCTTCTCACATGCAAGGCTCATTAAGCCTCTTGGACAGTTGAGGTATACTAAAATTGAGGTTATGGATAAAAGACATGTTTTAGTCAACATAGTACTGCCGATTAAATTTGATCCAACTGAATTGGTCAGTTTTGTGTCAAACTTTACTTTGATGACTGTGCCACGGATTCATCGCTGGCAGTTGACTGTGGCATATTACGGTATCCCCAATGGTGCTGAAGAAATGAAAAATGTTTTACAACGACTAGCTTCTGAACAGAAATACAAGGACTATCACTTTTTACAACTACCATCTAACTATTCTCGGGTACAGGCAATTGTTGCTGGTGTTAAATCATGGAAGCGAAGTGACATTTTAACAGTTGTCACAGAATCACACGCTGTTTTTGATCACCAGTTTTTACTGAGATGTGTCAAATTTGCTGTGAGAGGTTCACAAGTCTACTTCCCATACAGTTTCGGTTTATACAATCCGAACGTAGTCTACAAAAGGAAGTACAACTTTGTACCATCATTTCAGAAACAAATGGTTTTGAACGTACACAAGGGGTTTTGGTTAGACCAAGATTACAGCACATGGGCTGCATATAAATCAGACATTTTGTCACTTCCTGGACTAAGTGAGCTATTGACTAATGGCTGGTACAATGATGTTGTAATCTTGAGACTAATGGCTAAAGCAGGATACACTATCATTCGAGCTCCAGATCGGAGTTTATTTATGGCATGGTATCAACGGAATTGTAATGTAGACCAAGAGCCTGAAGGCTATTATGCTGTTTGTATGGAGACTAATGCCAGACTAATGGGACCTCCTCATACGTTAGGTATGATATTATTTGGAATTAAAACAAAGGTATTTTAA